In Vibrio crassostreae, one DNA window encodes the following:
- a CDS encoding tetratricopeptide repeat protein has translation MIKKSLATAVALLVSTSALLSTSAIAANGVQQTVDAPAQNINQVLEMTDTQTRIQQLSYMAQDQNQSIENRTGALQELAAYPSQNALVAVARGLKDKDPEVREASVIGSEPYQLEHRWALVSPLLKDSDTMVRHTATSNLIRDFNALDEQQKAQIEPPVKELISFLETQESEKYQLLFADVLRWHNEWDKAETVYLELIKTHQKEPQVWLSYADNFRAQKKDQQAVDVLDRGLKHVPDNAALHYSKSLTLVRLEDKSAAANEIEVAAKLAKDNSYYWYLNGVLQEELDIDKSTKSFEKAYLISGSPEQLYAVCDIYVRYGNEKTDECLVELAKVAPGYVIDQLKEKRVAPSS, from the coding sequence ATGATCAAGAAGAGTTTAGCGACAGCGGTTGCTTTATTGGTTTCAACGTCCGCATTGCTATCAACGTCAGCAATCGCAGCCAATGGCGTTCAACAAACCGTTGATGCACCAGCACAAAATATCAATCAAGTGCTTGAAATGACGGACACTCAAACCCGCATTCAACAGTTGTCTTACATGGCGCAAGATCAGAATCAGTCTATTGAAAACCGTACAGGTGCACTGCAAGAATTGGCAGCTTACCCAAGCCAAAACGCGCTGGTGGCTGTGGCTAGAGGCTTGAAAGATAAAGACCCTGAAGTTCGCGAAGCGTCTGTTATTGGCTCTGAACCTTATCAACTAGAACATCGCTGGGCATTGGTATCTCCGCTGCTTAAAGACAGCGATACCATGGTTCGCCATACGGCAACATCGAATCTAATTCGTGACTTTAATGCCTTAGATGAACAACAAAAAGCGCAAATCGAACCACCAGTAAAAGAGCTGATCAGTTTCCTAGAGACGCAAGAATCAGAAAAGTACCAATTGCTGTTTGCTGATGTACTTCGCTGGCACAACGAGTGGGATAAGGCGGAAACGGTTTATCTAGAACTCATTAAAACGCATCAAAAAGAGCCACAAGTTTGGTTAAGCTACGCTGATAATTTCCGAGCGCAGAAAAAAGACCAACAAGCGGTCGATGTATTGGATCGCGGCTTGAAACATGTACCCGACAACGCAGCTCTACATTACTCTAAATCATTAACTTTGGTTCGCCTTGAAGACAAGAGCGCAGCTGCCAATGAGATTGAAGTAGCAGCTAAGTTAGCTAAAGACAACAGCTACTACTGGTACCTCAATGGAGTATTACAAGAAGAGTTAGACATCGACAAGTCGACTAAATCGTTCGAGAAGGCGTATTTGATCTCTGGTTCACCAGAGCAGCTATACGCAGTCTGCGACATTTACGTACGCTACGGTAATGAGAAAACAGACGAATGCTTAGTTGAGCTTGCGAAAGTGGCGCCGGGCTACGTGATTGATCAGCTCAAAGAGAAACGAGTAGCGCCAAGCTCATAA
- a CDS encoding anaerobic sulfatase maturase yields MHITQGPQYNGKASKRLHVMAKPIGAACNIDCKYCYYLSKQDLLEYKKGSSPRMDDETLETYIRQYIEGQNTPEIIFSWQGGEPTMLGLAYFERVVELQKKYQPEGVLISNDLQTNGTLLNDDWGRFLAKNNFLIGLSIDGPEMLHNAYRTNRAGRGTFKQVMAAVELLHKHQVKFATLTCVNNLTSQNALEVYRFLRDVVKSPQMQFIPIVEQKTFRTVAPQTSQVSEQLKQGDKRLIPGHKDSIMESWCVSDLAWGNFLIAVFDEWAKHDIGKVFVQYFEASLETWIGRPNPLCTLNEICGKGLAMEPNGDVFSCDHYVYPEYKIGNIHHEKLDDLAYSAPQQKFGFAKSRTLTSQCQQCDYKFACHGECPKNRFIKTRAGEPGLNYLCAGWHKFFSHVDKSMAYIARAMRHPVAHGKYSDSVMMARRAELAKQTTFETKF; encoded by the coding sequence ATGCACATTACTCAAGGTCCACAATATAACGGTAAAGCGTCTAAGCGCCTGCATGTTATGGCTAAGCCGATTGGCGCAGCGTGCAACATTGACTGTAAATATTGTTATTACCTAAGTAAGCAAGATTTGTTGGAGTACAAGAAAGGCAGTTCTCCAAGAATGGATGATGAGACGCTAGAGACTTACATCCGACAATACATCGAAGGTCAAAATACGCCTGAAATCATCTTCTCATGGCAGGGCGGTGAGCCGACCATGTTAGGTTTGGCTTATTTTGAGCGTGTGGTTGAGCTACAGAAAAAGTATCAACCCGAAGGTGTGTTAATTTCAAATGACCTACAAACTAATGGCACATTATTGAATGACGATTGGGGTAGATTCTTAGCAAAGAACAACTTCCTGATTGGTTTAAGTATTGATGGCCCTGAAATGCTACACAACGCTTACCGTACCAACCGAGCGGGTCGTGGTACATTCAAACAAGTGATGGCTGCTGTCGAGCTGCTACACAAACACCAAGTCAAATTCGCCACGCTTACCTGTGTGAATAACCTGACCAGTCAAAATGCACTCGAAGTGTATCGTTTCCTACGTGATGTGGTGAAGTCTCCACAAATGCAGTTTATTCCTATCGTAGAACAGAAAACCTTTAGAACCGTTGCACCGCAAACGTCTCAAGTGAGTGAGCAACTCAAGCAAGGTGACAAGCGTCTGATTCCGGGCCACAAAGATTCGATCATGGAATCATGGTGTGTATCGGACTTAGCGTGGGGCAACTTCCTGATCGCTGTCTTTGATGAGTGGGCGAAGCATGATATCGGTAAAGTATTTGTTCAGTATTTTGAAGCGAGCTTAGAAACGTGGATTGGTCGCCCAAACCCGCTTTGCACCCTGAATGAGATCTGCGGTAAAGGCTTAGCGATGGAGCCAAACGGCGATGTGTTCTCTTGTGACCACTATGTTTACCCTGAATATAAAATTGGCAACATCCATCACGAGAAGCTTGATGACCTAGCATACAGCGCACCACAACAAAAATTTGGTTTCGCTAAATCACGCACACTGACCAGTCAGTGTCAGCAATGTGACTACAAGTTTGCTTGTCATGGCGAATGCCCTAAAAACCGCTTTATCAAAACTCGTGCGGGTGAGCCGGGATTGAACTATTTATGCGCGGGCTGGCATAAGTTCTTTTCTCATGTTGATAAATCGATGGCGTATATCGCGCGTGCGATGAGACACCCCGTTGCTCATGGTAAGTACAGTGATTCTGTGATGATGGCGCGTCGAGCAGAACTGGCAAAACAAACGACGTTTGAGACTAAGTTTTAA
- the ggt gene encoding gamma-glutamyltransferase: MRIATLSLSLVSAVGFAAEPNPFPITPDESGEEFMVSATNPYVSSAGYSILKKGGNAIDAMVAMQMTMSVVEPDMTGIGGGTFALFYQQDKDQFLALDGRDEAPSSATPDMFMEDGKALSRNEILGPRSVAVPGTLRLLYSTHQQYGKLPWSELVQPAIELASKGYAMNSYTYDIVVREQERLIEDPEIKALYWNNDEIKPTGTLMTNSELANTLTSIAQQGDKYLYGGEFGKHIVETVNSRIDLEHAKLSIEDFKQYQVKQREVIESDYRGNKIVSFGYPASGGVMVAQSLEMLEAYDLADMSKTDVEPWRLMTEAMRIAKADRIAYAGDPDYVEAPVNALLDKSYIDERRKLIPESGIAQNNPKAGKVTDTEYAQYQGFESQDTGHISIIDKDGNAIAMTSTVGTGMGSGVMVDGVILNAQMANFSTKPTINGKPTQNAIEAGKRPRSAITPLMVIDKKDDLRLVVGSPGSSQIPGYVLKTVVGVLDWDLSAQEAIDLPNIQYGTKIDRTKPYDPTGLLVEKMTYAEMLVPEFMQLGYPVHVIPVVSGLNAIEIKDGKIHGATDRRRASTSMGE, from the coding sequence ATGCGAATAGCTACTTTATCTTTAAGTTTGGTTTCAGCGGTCGGTTTCGCGGCTGAGCCAAATCCTTTTCCAATTACGCCAGATGAAAGTGGCGAAGAGTTTATGGTAAGTGCAACTAATCCATATGTAAGCAGTGCTGGGTATTCGATACTCAAAAAAGGCGGCAACGCAATTGATGCAATGGTTGCGATGCAAATGACCATGTCGGTGGTAGAACCGGATATGACAGGGATCGGCGGCGGTACTTTTGCGCTATTTTACCAGCAAGACAAAGACCAATTTCTTGCTCTCGATGGTCGAGATGAAGCGCCCTCAAGTGCGACTCCAGATATGTTTATGGAAGATGGAAAAGCACTCAGTCGAAATGAGATTTTAGGACCAAGATCTGTCGCGGTTCCCGGCACGCTCCGTTTGCTCTATAGCACTCATCAACAATACGGAAAACTGCCATGGTCAGAGCTTGTTCAGCCTGCCATTGAGCTTGCCAGTAAAGGTTATGCAATGAACAGCTACACCTATGACATCGTGGTTCGTGAGCAAGAACGATTGATTGAAGATCCAGAAATCAAAGCACTCTATTGGAATAACGACGAGATTAAACCAACAGGCACTTTGATGACCAATTCAGAGCTTGCCAACACACTGACCAGTATTGCTCAACAAGGTGACAAATACCTTTATGGCGGCGAGTTTGGTAAGCACATCGTAGAAACAGTCAACAGCCGTATCGACTTAGAGCACGCTAAGCTCTCTATCGAAGATTTTAAACAGTACCAAGTCAAACAACGTGAGGTTATCGAAAGCGACTATCGAGGCAATAAAATTGTCTCGTTTGGCTACCCTGCCTCTGGTGGCGTGATGGTTGCTCAAAGCCTTGAAATGCTAGAGGCCTACGACTTGGCAGACATGTCAAAAACCGATGTGGAACCTTGGCGCTTAATGACGGAAGCAATGCGAATCGCCAAAGCCGATCGAATCGCTTATGCGGGCGATCCTGATTACGTTGAAGCCCCTGTGAATGCCCTGCTCGACAAATCCTACATCGATGAACGACGCAAACTGATCCCTGAAAGTGGCATTGCTCAAAACAACCCTAAAGCGGGGAAAGTCACCGATACCGAATACGCGCAGTATCAAGGCTTTGAGAGTCAAGATACCGGACACATTTCCATTATCGACAAAGACGGAAATGCGATTGCAATGACAAGTACAGTCGGCACAGGCATGGGTTCAGGAGTAATGGTCGACGGCGTGATTCTTAACGCGCAAATGGCCAACTTCTCAACCAAACCAACCATCAATGGTAAGCCGACACAAAACGCTATCGAAGCAGGCAAACGTCCTCGCTCTGCGATTACGCCGTTAATGGTGATCGACAAAAAAGACGACCTGCGCTTAGTGGTCGGGTCTCCGGGTAGTTCGCAAATCCCAGGTTACGTGTTGAAAACCGTTGTTGGCGTTCTCGATTGGGATCTCTCCGCACAAGAAGCAATTGACCTGCCGAACATTCAGTACGGCACTAAAATTGATCGAACCAAACCTTATGACCCAACAGGTTTATTAGTTGAGAAGATGACTTACGCTGAAATGCTTGTCCCAGAATTTATGCAGCTTGGTTATCCAGTGCATGTGATTCCAGTGGTCAGCGGTTTGAATGCCATTGAAATCAAAGATGGCAAGATCCACGGCGCAACAGACAGACGTCGCGCATCCACCTCAATGGGCGAATGA
- a CDS encoding formylglycine-generating enzyme family protein, with the protein MKFFNYKHLAAVSSVTMTIFLSGCANVPTHPIAQQIDQEMVLVEGGTFTMGSNLPEASKAERPARDITVDSFYIAKFEVTQELFESVMGSSLSYFQNPQVPVNNLSWQQANYFVEQLNELTGEEYRLPTEAEWEFAAKGGNKSKGYTYSGSNNLDDVAWYSANSKNSAHPVGLKKPNELGLYDMTGNVGEFVIDAFDDTFYRFGPTDNPNNAKHSDVGLSHKSVRGGSFAYDANESESYRRDFASQSITMSDMGLRLVKDAN; encoded by the coding sequence ATGAAATTTTTCAATTACAAACATTTAGCAGCAGTTAGCAGCGTCACCATGACTATTTTCCTGAGCGGCTGTGCAAACGTGCCTACACACCCTATCGCCCAACAAATCGACCAAGAGATGGTGTTGGTTGAAGGCGGTACATTCACCATGGGTTCAAACCTCCCTGAAGCAAGCAAAGCCGAGCGACCTGCACGAGATATAACTGTAGATAGTTTCTACATCGCGAAGTTTGAGGTGACTCAAGAATTGTTCGAATCGGTGATGGGTTCATCTCTCAGTTATTTCCAAAACCCGCAAGTTCCGGTCAATAACCTAAGCTGGCAACAAGCGAACTATTTCGTTGAACAGTTGAATGAATTAACGGGTGAAGAATACCGCCTACCGACTGAAGCGGAATGGGAATTTGCAGCGAAGGGTGGCAACAAAAGCAAAGGCTATACTTACAGTGGTTCCAACAACTTAGATGATGTTGCGTGGTACTCAGCAAATTCAAAAAATAGCGCGCATCCTGTCGGGCTAAAGAAGCCAAATGAACTAGGCTTATATGACATGACAGGAAACGTTGGTGAGTTTGTCATTGATGCTTTCGATGACACCTTCTACAGATTCGGTCCAACAGACAATCCAAACAATGCTAAACACAGTGACGTAGGTTTATCGCACAAGTCTGTTCGCGGTGGCAGCTTTGCTTATGACGCAAATGAATCTGAAAGTTACCGTCGTGACTTCGCAAGCCAATCAATCACTATGTCGGACATGGGACTGCGGTTGGTTAAAGATGCGAACTAG
- a CDS encoding porin, with translation MKKIITSVLCASLASPAFAVIELTDNLSLSGFGSTSWAKSDNDSPLIINNGFTDESCYDCDTTFGLQLDYFYNSFKASVQVVKAPQFDWSDPQLEWAYLGYEFNDFDVSIGRLRLPLFLASEYYYVGQAYMTARPPTEVYNSVLGITAFNGIKVSWTHDVSDEASLSLSPFFGIKDKNDVEFNSTTNLEFETNRLFGANLQLSGDSYRWNLSFLDSNFDQTVTTTIPGVPTPFKTEQDNQHIQLWSLGAEYEFGQAIFASEGQISDITSSMYASLGYHLGVFTPYIVYGAQFDDHEHLNGNSYLVGVDYDVLPNVSLNGEVQYFESRKSRGAFIDQPTDDTDAVLYTIMLSFVF, from the coding sequence ATGAAAAAAATAATTACGTCAGTGCTATGTGCTTCATTAGCCTCTCCAGCCTTTGCCGTCATTGAGCTTACCGATAATTTATCCTTAAGCGGTTTTGGTTCAACGTCTTGGGCCAAGTCAGACAATGATTCTCCCTTAATAATTAATAATGGCTTTACCGATGAGAGTTGTTACGACTGCGACACCACGTTTGGGCTTCAGTTGGACTACTTTTACAACTCATTCAAAGCGTCAGTGCAAGTTGTAAAAGCACCACAGTTTGATTGGAGCGACCCTCAGCTTGAATGGGCTTACCTTGGCTATGAGTTCAATGACTTTGATGTCAGCATCGGTCGATTGAGACTGCCACTGTTCCTTGCCTCTGAATACTACTATGTCGGCCAAGCCTATATGACAGCAAGACCACCAACAGAGGTATACAATTCCGTATTAGGTATTACTGCCTTCAATGGTATCAAAGTGAGCTGGACTCATGATGTGAGCGATGAAGCGAGCTTGTCTCTCTCTCCATTCTTCGGCATCAAAGACAAAAACGACGTCGAATTTAACTCAACGACCAATCTTGAGTTCGAAACCAACCGATTATTCGGGGCGAACCTGCAGTTAAGTGGCGACTCGTATCGTTGGAACCTATCTTTCCTTGATTCAAATTTTGATCAAACGGTCACCACGACAATTCCTGGAGTACCAACCCCATTCAAAACTGAGCAAGATAACCAACACATTCAGCTTTGGTCGTTAGGTGCCGAGTACGAATTTGGCCAAGCCATTTTCGCCAGCGAAGGACAAATCAGCGATATCACCTCATCGATGTATGCGAGTCTTGGTTATCATTTAGGCGTGTTCACACCCTACATCGTTTATGGTGCACAGTTTGATGATCATGAACACTTAAACGGCAATAGCTATCTCGTCGGTGTTGATTATGACGTGCTACCAAATGTCTCATTAAATGGCGAAGTACAGTATTTTGAATCAAGAAAGTCTAGAGGCGCATTCATTGACCAACCGACAGATGATACCGATGCCGTACTCTACACCATCATGTTGAGTTTCGTTTTCTAA
- a CDS encoding response regulator, translating to MTITVWNNLSVKHKLFGLVLLPISLLLFLAGRQAYILTTQLTDFERTNQLSVYLQDISVLYRSTLAFSPEEFATQSSQVKAELKTLSPAIFLDTSDEMNQLVADFSEATLSTMEATDSYDKLDALEWQSDLYKQLLLEIEKVPFENTKRGIQQHLTALQQLEWLMFWSNEEFKLSTSLIEIFQNNQEYDPELAEQIETLSERQQLFLERFVSLNANEHQVSLMVEVFRNDVFAQSQEIRSALLDLNAINQLNPQQISVGLEAMSARLSLLQSLGNVIKQEFQQEVEQAISDAQVQRTLFISIVALLAAMVMGLTLSLARQVTNNLNLVLAFLKSENAEQRPSLDKLIQGKDELSLFAQQVKRLTIERELAKEKLTLAKEDAERAKEDAEQAKDHAIQASKAKSSFLANMSHEIRTPLNGVIGISEILADTPLTPTQRDYVDTIETSSQLLLSLINDILDFSKIESGMLMISPHSASVRESIYDIASIVAPKAKEQKISVNVDISPDTPARVMIDDHRLRQILMNFMSNAVKFTAEGGVTLSIQTLDKSENSVTLRFAVRDTGIGIDKQQQKQIFEPFAQEDDSTTRQFGGTGLGLAISTQLVELMGGQIQLDSVKGEGSCFYFDLELPVDIMLPKPSTATADIYVLGNENMLSKRIEWDLNLYGLKVTQQVSNTATITQQLVTQKHNKPITVIFAEDDSFQASDYSESLNKLHQNGATICLIRSFLSDPADIGNCITAQVSQPLLGLRLIKAIELCDTQGLAELSESKQEAAPTQQKILIVEDNKINQKIAGLHVGKSGFEFEFANNGQEAVDMFKANPHYVAILMDCMMPVMDGFAATENIRRVEKETKSTRRIPIIALTASVIDDDIQKCFDVGMDDYVPKPFKFEVLKEKVLAAIEAMPLLATYNGSPTPTTSTVTSIRTENSSSTAKTGTSNTATANVKQTLPETSEQNTVPSKSERILLVEDNRVNQKVASVMLTKGGYAFEIADNGQIAVDMYQNDSSFDIILMDCMMPVMDGFTATREIREHEKNLGLNKTPIIALTASVIDDDIQRCFDSGMDGYVAKPVRKEKLFHQIESATC from the coding sequence ATGACGATTACGGTCTGGAATAACCTTTCAGTCAAACATAAACTCTTTGGCTTAGTTCTACTTCCCATTTCACTACTGCTCTTTCTAGCAGGCAGACAAGCGTATATCTTAACGACTCAGTTAACCGATTTTGAGCGAACCAATCAGTTATCTGTGTATCTTCAAGATATCTCGGTCTTATATCGGAGTACTCTGGCTTTTAGCCCTGAAGAGTTCGCGACACAAAGCAGCCAAGTAAAGGCAGAACTAAAAACGCTTTCTCCAGCTATTTTTTTAGACACTTCTGATGAAATGAACCAACTGGTTGCTGACTTCAGTGAAGCGACCCTATCAACGATGGAAGCCACTGACAGTTACGATAAATTGGATGCTCTTGAATGGCAGAGTGACTTGTACAAACAGTTGCTCCTTGAGATAGAAAAAGTCCCTTTCGAAAACACCAAACGTGGCATCCAACAACACCTCACTGCTTTACAACAGCTTGAATGGCTAATGTTTTGGTCTAATGAGGAGTTCAAATTAAGTACCTCACTCATTGAAATATTTCAAAACAACCAAGAATACGATCCAGAGCTCGCTGAACAGATCGAAACTCTGAGTGAAAGACAACAACTGTTCCTCGAACGCTTTGTGTCATTGAATGCCAACGAACATCAAGTATCATTGATGGTTGAAGTCTTTAGAAACGATGTGTTTGCGCAAAGCCAAGAGATAAGAAGCGCCTTGCTCGACCTCAATGCTATAAATCAATTAAATCCACAGCAGATTTCTGTCGGATTAGAGGCCATGAGCGCTCGACTCAGTTTATTGCAAAGCCTTGGCAATGTGATTAAGCAAGAGTTCCAACAAGAGGTTGAGCAAGCCATCTCAGATGCGCAAGTGCAACGAACACTGTTTATCTCCATCGTTGCCCTGCTCGCAGCCATGGTCATGGGGCTAACCTTAAGTTTAGCGAGACAAGTAACCAACAACCTCAATTTGGTGTTGGCTTTCTTAAAAAGCGAAAACGCTGAACAGCGCCCTTCTTTAGACAAACTAATTCAGGGTAAAGATGAGCTCAGCCTATTTGCTCAACAAGTTAAACGATTGACCATCGAGCGAGAGCTCGCTAAAGAGAAACTAACACTAGCCAAAGAAGACGCTGAGAGAGCCAAAGAGGACGCCGAACAAGCGAAAGATCACGCAATACAGGCCAGCAAAGCGAAAAGTAGCTTCTTAGCTAATATGTCTCATGAAATTCGTACCCCACTCAATGGCGTTATTGGTATTTCTGAGATTCTTGCAGACACCCCTCTCACACCGACCCAACGCGATTATGTTGATACGATTGAGACCTCGTCCCAACTGCTACTGAGCCTAATCAACGACATCTTGGACTTCTCTAAGATTGAATCTGGCATGCTAATGATCAGTCCACACTCAGCATCCGTTAGAGAATCGATATACGACATCGCCTCTATTGTGGCGCCAAAAGCGAAAGAACAAAAAATTTCAGTCAACGTTGATATCAGCCCTGACACACCTGCTCGTGTGATGATTGACGATCACCGCTTAAGACAGATCCTAATGAACTTCATGTCTAATGCGGTGAAGTTTACTGCAGAAGGCGGTGTCACCCTATCAATTCAAACACTCGACAAGTCTGAAAATAGTGTCACCCTTAGATTTGCTGTACGAGACACCGGTATTGGGATCGACAAACAACAACAGAAACAAATATTCGAACCCTTTGCTCAAGAAGATGATTCAACCACACGTCAATTCGGAGGTACTGGTCTTGGCCTAGCCATTAGCACACAGTTGGTTGAACTGATGGGTGGCCAGATTCAGCTCGACTCCGTCAAGGGCGAAGGCAGCTGTTTCTACTTCGACTTAGAATTACCCGTCGATATTATGCTACCGAAACCAAGCACAGCAACAGCTGACATATATGTTCTAGGTAACGAGAACATGCTCTCTAAACGCATAGAATGGGATCTTAACCTTTACGGCTTGAAGGTTACTCAGCAAGTGAGTAACACAGCTACGATCACACAACAGCTCGTAACTCAAAAACACAATAAACCAATCACCGTAATTTTTGCTGAAGACGATTCATTCCAAGCGAGTGACTATTCAGAAAGCCTAAATAAACTCCATCAAAATGGCGCGACTATTTGTTTGATTCGATCATTCCTAAGTGACCCTGCAGATATTGGCAACTGTATTACGGCTCAGGTATCGCAACCCCTACTCGGCTTGCGCTTAATTAAAGCCATTGAACTTTGCGACACACAAGGCCTAGCTGAACTATCGGAAAGTAAACAGGAAGCTGCGCCGACCCAACAAAAAATCCTGATTGTCGAAGACAACAAGATCAATCAGAAAATAGCAGGCTTACACGTTGGCAAAAGTGGCTTTGAGTTTGAATTTGCGAATAATGGTCAAGAAGCCGTCGACATGTTCAAAGCTAACCCACACTACGTAGCAATATTGATGGATTGCATGATGCCTGTGATGGATGGCTTTGCCGCAACAGAGAACATCAGGCGTGTAGAAAAAGAGACCAAATCCACGCGCCGTATCCCTATCATAGCCCTCACAGCCAGTGTGATAGACGATGATATCCAGAAATGTTTTGACGTCGGTATGGACGATTACGTTCCAAAGCCGTTCAAGTTTGAAGTGTTGAAAGAGAAAGTGCTAGCCGCGATTGAAGCGATGCCATTACTCGCAACTTACAATGGGTCACCTACTCCTACCACATCAACGGTTACCTCAATTCGCACCGAGAACTCCAGTTCGACTGCGAAGACTGGCACTTCGAATACGGCTACTGCCAACGTTAAACAAACGCTACCGGAAACATCCGAGCAAAATACGGTGCCGAGTAAATCAGAAAGAATCCTCCTAGTTGAAGACAATCGAGTGAATCAAAAAGTTGCTTCGGTCATGTTAACTAAAGGAGGCTACGCCTTTGAAATTGCGGATAACGGACAGATCGCTGTGGATATGTACCAAAACGACAGCAGTTTCGACATCATTTTAATGGACTGCATGATGCCCGTGATGGACGGTTTCACCGCAACTAGGGAGATCAGAGAACACGAGAAAAACTTAGGCTTAAATAAAACGCCGATCATCGCGTTAACCGCCAGCGTTATCGACGATGATATTCAAAGGTGCTTCGATTCCGGCATGGATGGGTATGTGGCGAAGCCCGTTAGAAAAGAAAAACTCTTCCATCAAATTGAAAGTGCGACCTGCTAG